Proteins from a genomic interval of Haemophilus parainfluenzae T3T1:
- a CDS encoding tetratricopeptide repeat protein — protein MNNMDAQKALERSYVSSLENKEYNEAVKLAEKLCLLDPNNPEYPHKIAYVYLQQLKWQEAIEAELKTLKVDAQYIPALDLLAHAYGAVDDWERSGFYGSLALELKDKAIPIPKQEMVPAPAPKNGKRIIAFSLFGNNSKYIEPAVLNTQVSPMLFPGWVCRFYVDDSVSSETIQRLKNNDAEVVYVTSPVNKWPGAMWRFLAINDPEAEYVIFRGADSVVSHREAEAVAEWIESGRSFHTMRDSGSHTALILAGMWGAKAGAVPDMEARIQRFVDKGYDSRHFADQDFLAEDLWGYIRQDVFSHDRVFNFCNAKPFPGEFYPNYQIAHCEGASVFDAKTSFEEGCKVRWTLYSKISPMVNVDYSFIRVPEFKVCSYETTVENGRFEASIPRRYGFAFKEGLARIDIKKA, from the coding sequence ATGAATAATATGGACGCACAAAAAGCGCTAGAGCGTTCTTACGTTTCTTCCCTTGAAAACAAAGAATATAATGAAGCAGTCAAGCTGGCTGAAAAGCTTTGCTTACTTGATCCCAATAATCCTGAATACCCTCATAAAATTGCTTATGTTTATTTGCAACAATTAAAATGGCAAGAAGCGATCGAAGCAGAATTAAAAACATTAAAAGTAGATGCGCAATATATTCCGGCTTTAGATTTATTGGCACATGCTTATGGTGCAGTAGATGATTGGGAACGCTCAGGTTTTTATGGTAGTTTAGCCCTTGAGTTGAAAGATAAAGCCATTCCCATTCCAAAACAGGAAATGGTTCCTGCGCCTGCGCCTAAAAATGGTAAACGAATTATTGCGTTTTCTTTATTTGGTAATAACTCTAAATATATTGAGCCGGCAGTATTAAATACACAGGTTTCTCCGATGTTATTCCCTGGTTGGGTATGCCGTTTTTATGTGGATGATTCGGTCTCATCTGAAACGATTCAACGATTAAAAAATAATGATGCAGAAGTGGTTTATGTCACTTCACCTGTGAATAAATGGCCTGGTGCAATGTGGCGTTTTCTTGCAATTAATGACCCTGAAGCTGAGTATGTGATCTTCCGAGGTGCTGACTCCGTGGTCTCTCACCGGGAAGCTGAAGCCGTGGCCGAATGGATTGAAAGTGGTCGTTCATTCCATACAATGCGTGATTCTGGCTCCCATACCGCACTTATTTTAGCGGGGATGTGGGGGGCTAAAGCTGGTGCGGTGCCAGATATGGAAGCAAGAATTCAACGTTTTGTGGATAAGGGTTATGACTCTCGTCATTTTGCTGATCAGGATTTCCTTGCTGAAGACTTGTGGGGCTATATTCGTCAAGATGTATTCTCACATGATAGGGTATTTAATTTCTGTAATGCAAAACCTTTCCCTGGGGAGTTTTACCCTAATTACCAAATTGCGCATTGCGAAGGGGCAAGCGTTTTTGATGCGAAAACCTCTTTTGAAGAAGGGTGCAAAGTCAGATGGACGTTATATTCAAAAATATCGCCTATGGTCAATGTCGATTATTCCTTTATTCGTGTGCCTGAATTTAAAGTTTGCAGCTATGAAACTACCGTAGAGAATGGTAGATTTGAAGCATCAATACCAAGACGTTATGGATTCGCTTTTAAAGAAGGCTTAGCTAGAATAGATATTAAAAAAGCCTAA
- the mltG gene encoding endolytic transglycosylase MltG, which translates to MKKFFVFLLILLLILGGVGFWGYQKLTSFVHTPVNVKQDQLLTIERGTTGGKLAALLEQEKILDNADLLPWLLKLQPQLNKVKAGTYSLTGVKTLQDLLDMINSGKEAQFSVKFIEGKTFKEWRKNLENAPHLKQTLQGKTDKEIMALLDIPAVSKAVYEWNNMEGWLYPDTYNYTPNSTDLELLKRSTTRLQKALDKAWNERDENLPLADPYQMLILASIVEKETGIAAERPQVASVFINRLKANMKLQTDPTVIYGMGESYTGNIRKKDLETMTPYNTYMIEGLPPTPIAMVSESALQAVAHPAKTDFYYFVADGSGGHKFTRNLNEHNKAVQEYLRWYRNQQKGAN; encoded by the coding sequence ATGAAAAAATTTTTTGTCTTTTTACTGATTCTTCTGCTTATTCTTGGCGGTGTTGGTTTTTGGGGTTATCAAAAACTAACAAGTTTTGTTCATACGCCAGTGAATGTCAAGCAAGATCAATTGCTTACGATTGAGCGAGGAACCACAGGCGGTAAACTCGCTGCGTTATTAGAGCAGGAAAAAATTCTTGATAATGCCGATTTATTACCTTGGTTATTGAAATTACAACCTCAGCTCAACAAAGTGAAAGCGGGAACTTATTCTTTAACGGGCGTAAAAACGTTGCAAGATTTATTAGATATGATTAATTCCGGTAAGGAAGCACAATTTAGTGTGAAGTTTATTGAGGGTAAAACGTTCAAGGAATGGCGTAAAAACCTTGAAAATGCACCGCACTTAAAACAAACCTTGCAAGGTAAAACGGATAAAGAGATTATGGCGTTATTAGATATTCCAGCCGTTTCAAAAGCCGTTTACGAATGGAATAACATGGAGGGGTGGTTGTATCCAGATACCTATAATTACACGCCAAACTCGACTGATCTTGAATTATTAAAACGTTCAACTACCCGTCTACAAAAAGCCTTAGATAAAGCGTGGAATGAACGTGATGAAAATCTCCCTTTAGCGGATCCGTATCAGATGCTGATTTTGGCTTCTATTGTGGAGAAAGAAACGGGTATTGCGGCGGAGCGTCCACAAGTGGCTTCCGTATTTATTAATCGTTTAAAAGCCAATATGAAACTACAAACTGACCCAACCGTGATTTATGGAATGGGTGAGAGTTATACCGGCAATATTCGTAAAAAAGATTTGGAAACGATGACCCCGTACAATACCTATATGATTGAGGGGCTACCGCCGACACCAATTGCGATGGTGAGTGAAAGTGCTTTACAGGCTGTGGCGCATCCAGCAAAAACAGATTTTTATTATTTTGTTGCTGATGGAAGTGGCGGTCATAAATTTACTCGTAATCTGAACGAGCATAATAAAGCAGTGCAAGAATATTTACGTTGGTATCGTAACCAACAAAAAGGAGCCAACTAA
- the pyrR gene encoding bifunctional pyr operon transcriptional regulator/uracil phosphoribosyltransferase PyrR, which produces MEKIIIDADRFLRTISRISHEIIEKHQDFNNVILVGVKRRGAEIAELIQRRIEELNGVSLPMMELDITFYRDDLEYVEPENPTPVYSGASSYMNIQGKEVILIDDVLFTGRTIRAAMDALTDFGRAAKIELVILVDRGHRELPIRADYVGKNVPTSRDEQVQVRTLKYDGCYEVALLPK; this is translated from the coding sequence ATGGAAAAAATCATTATTGATGCAGACAGATTTTTACGCACTATTTCGCGTATTTCCCATGAAATTATTGAAAAGCACCAAGATTTCAATAATGTGATTTTAGTTGGGGTGAAACGCCGTGGTGCTGAAATTGCCGAATTGATTCAACGTCGCATTGAAGAGTTGAATGGTGTGAGTCTTCCAATGATGGAATTGGATATCACATTTTACCGCGATGACTTAGAGTATGTTGAACCTGAAAATCCAACCCCTGTGTATAGCGGTGCCTCAAGTTATATGAATATTCAGGGGAAAGAAGTCATTTTGATCGATGATGTACTATTCACTGGAAGAACCATTCGTGCCGCGATGGATGCGTTAACGGATTTTGGTCGAGCAGCTAAAATTGAATTGGTGATTTTAGTGGATCGTGGACACCGTGAATTACCAATTCGGGCAGACTATGTAGGTAAAAATGTGCCGACTTCCCGTGATGAACAAGTTCAGGTTCGCACATTAAAATACGATGGTTGTTATGAAGTGGCCTTATTGCCTAAATAA
- a CDS encoding peptidylprolyl isomerase → MKKSMLKSLLFAMIGLFTFSQVQAEERVVATVNGTPILQSQVNAVMGKKGSQRAALDKIIDDMLTEKAIKESGVKVNQAEVNRIVEDIAAKNGLTYGQFLDALDYQGISLNAFKQQISRQMLMAGVRNHAIQNSVDVTREQVDALGKQMLDEAKAKGTAQKVMGKEYEVRHILLKLNPLLNDAQAKAELERIRSEIISGKMTFADAALKYSKDYLSGANGGSLGYAFPEAYVGPFAKMVETTPQGTISAPFKSEFGWHILEVTGTRDGDKTEDAYRQKAYEQIVNSQLQEATKDWVKALRKNADIQYFDK, encoded by the coding sequence ATGAAAAAATCAATGTTAAAATCTCTTTTATTTGCCATGATCGGTCTGTTTACTTTTTCTCAAGTACAAGCAGAAGAACGCGTTGTGGCGACCGTAAATGGTACACCAATTTTACAAAGCCAAGTGAATGCCGTAATGGGCAAGAAAGGTAGCCAACGTGCAGCATTAGATAAGATTATTGATGATATGCTGACAGAGAAAGCTATCAAAGAATCAGGTGTAAAAGTAAACCAAGCTGAAGTAAACCGTATCGTAGAAGATATTGCGGCAAAAAATGGTTTAACTTATGGTCAATTCTTAGATGCGCTCGATTATCAAGGCATTTCCTTAAATGCATTTAAACAACAAATTTCTCGCCAAATGTTAATGGCGGGTGTGCGTAACCATGCTATTCAAAACAGCGTAGATGTGACTCGCGAGCAAGTGGATGCATTGGGTAAACAAATGCTCGATGAAGCAAAAGCAAAAGGCACAGCGCAAAAAGTGATGGGCAAAGAGTATGAAGTTCGTCATATTTTATTAAAATTAAACCCATTGCTGAATGATGCACAAGCTAAAGCAGAATTAGAACGTATTCGTAGCGAGATTATTTCTGGCAAAATGACATTTGCCGATGCCGCATTAAAATATTCTAAAGATTATTTATCTGGTGCGAATGGCGGAAGCTTAGGCTATGCTTTCCCAGAAGCTTATGTAGGTCCATTTGCAAAAATGGTTGAAACAACCCCACAAGGTACTATTTCAGCACCGTTTAAATCTGAATTTGGTTGGCATATTCTCGAAGTAACCGGTACTCGTGATGGCGATAAAACAGAAGATGCCTATCGTCAAAAAGCTTACGAACAAATCGTGAATAGCCAATTACAAGAAGCAACCAAAGACTGGGTGAAAGCATTACGTAAAAATGCTGATATTCAATATTTCGATAAATAA
- the gpt gene encoding xanthine phosphoribosyltransferase gives MSEKYVVTWDMFQMHARKLAERLLPATQWKGIIAVSRGGLFPAAVLARELNIRFVETVCIASYDHDEQGALKVLHRASGDGEGMIVVDDLVDTGNTARAIREMYPKAKFVTVFAKPAGAELVDDYVIDIPQNTWIEQPWDLGLTFVPPLARK, from the coding sequence ATGAGCGAAAAATATGTTGTGACTTGGGATATGTTCCAAATGCATGCCCGCAAATTAGCGGAACGTTTACTTCCTGCCACTCAGTGGAAAGGTATTATCGCAGTAAGCCGTGGTGGTTTATTCCCAGCAGCGGTACTTGCTCGCGAATTAAATATTCGTTTCGTGGAAACCGTGTGTATTGCGAGTTATGATCACGATGAACAAGGTGCATTAAAAGTATTACACCGTGCAAGTGGTGATGGTGAAGGAATGATCGTGGTAGACGATTTAGTGGATACCGGCAACACTGCTCGTGCAATTCGTGAAATGTATCCAAAAGCGAAATTTGTTACGGTATTCGCAAAACCTGCAGGTGCTGAGTTAGTGGATGATTATGTGATTGATATTCCGCAAAACACTTGGATTGAACAACCTTGGGATTTAGGTTTAACTTTCGTGCCACCATTGGCAAGAAAATAA
- the dnaE gene encoding DNA polymerase III subunit alpha: protein MSTQPRFVHLRTHTDFSMIDGIVKVKPLVKACAANNMVALALTDFTNFCGVVRFYGETLSSGIKPIIGADVHVKSELCGEELFTLTLLAKNNEGYKNITLLLSKAYQRGYVDLPYIDQEWLIEHREGVIVLSGGTQGDIAKKLLKENSFEAESAVSFYQEFFPDHFYLSLSRTGRPDEERYIQAALKLAEAHDLPLVATNDVVFLAPDDFEAHEIRVAIHDGYTLDDPKRPKRYTEQQYFRSEEEMCDLFSDIPSALENTVLIAQRCNVTLRLGEYFLPKFPTGDLSTEDYLVMKSKEGLEERLAFLFPDEKVRAERRPEYDERLQVELDVINQMGFPGYFLIVMEFIQWSKDNDIPVGPGRGSGAGSLVAYALKITDLDPLEFDLLFERFLNPERVSMPDFDVDFCMDGRDRVIDHVAETYGRGAVSQIITFGTMAAKAVIRDVGRVLGHPYGFVDRISKMIPPDPGMTLAKAFEAEPQLQTAYDSDEEVKALIDMARKLEGVTRNAGKHAGGVVISPSLITDFAPLYCDNEGLHPVTHFDKNDVEYAGLVKFDFLGLRTLTIIKWALDMINARLTREGKPLVDIAAIPLDDPESFELLKRSETTAVFQLESRGMKDLIKRLQPDCFEDIIALVALFRPGPLQSGMVDNFIDRKHGREEVSYPDANYQHESLKPILEPTYGIILYQEQVMQIAQVLAGYTLGGADLLRRAMGKKKPEEMAKQRSVFKEGAEKNGVDGELSMKIFDLVEKFAGYGFNKSHSAAYALVSYQTLWLKTHFPAEFMAAVMTSEMDNTDKIVGLYDECLRMGLKVTPPDINVGKHHFSVNENGEIVYGIGAIKGVGEGPIDALITARNEGGIFRDLFDLCARVDLKKINRRTFESLIMSGAFDKLGPHRAALSKNLEDALKASDQHAKDEAMGQTDMFGVLTETHEEVENAYAHTPPYTEKQILDGERETLGLYLSSHPVSRYLKELSHYSSTRLKDLTPNRRGQISTVAGLLVSTRFATTKKGNRIGIATIDDRSGRLDLTLFGESLDQFGEKLQKDTVVVVSGQVSFDDFSGGLKMSVRDLMTLDEARSRYAKSLAISLSEEQISPSFIKKLKEMLEPVSGGTLPINVYYQSAKGRALLRLGIQWSITPTDEILTELVNLLGENAVELEFG, encoded by the coding sequence ATGTCAACTCAACCGCGTTTTGTACATCTTCGTACACACACCGATTTTTCAATGATCGATGGTATCGTGAAAGTGAAACCATTGGTCAAAGCGTGTGCTGCAAACAATATGGTTGCGTTGGCATTAACGGATTTTACCAATTTCTGCGGTGTAGTGCGTTTTTATGGTGAAACCCTTTCTTCGGGGATTAAACCGATTATTGGCGCAGATGTTCATGTTAAAAGCGAGCTATGTGGTGAGGAATTATTCACCCTCACTTTACTTGCCAAGAACAATGAAGGCTATAAAAACATCACATTACTGCTTTCAAAAGCCTATCAACGCGGCTATGTGGACTTGCCTTATATCGACCAGGAATGGTTGATTGAACACCGTGAGGGTGTAATTGTTTTATCAGGTGGCACACAAGGCGATATCGCGAAAAAACTTCTTAAAGAAAATAGCTTTGAAGCTGAAAGTGCGGTCAGTTTTTATCAAGAATTTTTTCCTGACCATTTTTACCTTTCACTTTCCAGAACGGGTCGTCCAGATGAAGAGCGTTATATTCAAGCCGCATTAAAACTTGCTGAAGCCCATGATTTACCACTTGTCGCAACCAACGATGTTGTCTTTCTTGCGCCTGATGATTTTGAGGCACACGAAATTCGAGTTGCTATTCATGATGGCTATACCCTTGACGATCCGAAACGTCCAAAACGTTATACCGAACAACAATATTTCCGCTCAGAAGAAGAGATGTGTGACTTATTTTCGGACATTCCTTCTGCGCTTGAAAATACGGTATTAATTGCGCAACGCTGTAATGTCACTTTGCGTTTGGGTGAGTATTTCCTTCCAAAATTCCCAACAGGTGATCTGAGTACGGAAGATTATTTGGTGATGAAATCCAAAGAAGGTTTGGAAGAGCGGTTGGCGTTTTTATTCCCCGATGAAAAAGTGCGGGCAGAAAGACGACCGGAATATGATGAGCGTCTTCAAGTCGAACTCGATGTGATCAACCAAATGGGCTTCCCGGGTTACTTCTTAATCGTTATGGAGTTTATCCAGTGGTCAAAAGACAATGATATTCCGGTAGGGCCTGGACGTGGTTCTGGTGCAGGTTCATTGGTGGCGTATGCACTAAAAATTACCGATTTAGATCCCCTTGAATTCGATCTTCTTTTTGAGCGTTTCCTCAATCCAGAGCGTGTTTCCATGCCCGATTTCGACGTGGATTTCTGTATGGATGGACGGGATCGCGTTATCGATCATGTCGCAGAAACCTATGGTCGTGGTGCGGTATCACAAATTATTACCTTCGGTACCATGGCGGCCAAAGCGGTAATTCGAGATGTGGGGCGTGTGTTAGGTCATCCTTATGGCTTTGTGGATCGTATTTCGAAAATGATTCCACCTGATCCAGGTATGACCTTAGCCAAGGCTTTTGAGGCTGAACCGCAACTACAAACAGCATATGATTCAGATGAAGAAGTCAAAGCCTTGATTGATATGGCGCGTAAGCTAGAGGGTGTCACGCGAAATGCAGGTAAACACGCAGGTGGCGTGGTGATTTCCCCTTCTTTGATTACAGACTTTGCACCACTTTATTGCGACAACGAGGGACTTCATCCTGTTACCCACTTCGATAAAAATGATGTGGAATATGCCGGTTTAGTGAAGTTTGACTTCTTAGGTTTGCGTACACTCACCATTATCAAATGGGCACTAGATATGATTAATGCCCGCCTTACTCGTGAAGGCAAACCGTTAGTCGATATTGCCGCTATTCCATTAGATGATCCTGAATCTTTTGAGTTGCTGAAGCGATCTGAAACGACTGCCGTATTCCAGTTGGAATCGCGCGGGATGAAAGATTTGATTAAACGCCTGCAGCCAGACTGTTTTGAAGATATTATCGCGTTGGTGGCGTTATTCCGACCAGGTCCATTACAATCGGGCATGGTGGATAACTTTATTGACCGTAAACATGGTCGAGAAGAAGTGTCTTATCCTGACGCAAACTATCAACATGAAAGCCTTAAACCGATTTTAGAGCCAACTTATGGTATTATTTTGTACCAAGAGCAAGTCATGCAAATTGCTCAGGTATTAGCGGGTTATACTCTTGGCGGTGCAGACTTATTACGTCGTGCGATGGGTAAGAAAAAGCCAGAGGAAATGGCGAAACAGCGCTCTGTGTTTAAAGAAGGCGCTGAAAAAAATGGTGTTGATGGTGAGCTTTCCATGAAAATTTTCGACTTGGTGGAAAAATTTGCCGGCTATGGTTTCAATAAATCGCACTCTGCCGCTTATGCGTTAGTATCTTATCAAACCCTTTGGCTGAAAACCCATTTCCCTGCTGAGTTTATGGCAGCGGTAATGACCTCGGAAATGGATAATACCGATAAAATTGTTGGCTTATATGATGAATGTTTGCGTATGGGCTTAAAAGTTACCCCACCGGATATCAATGTAGGAAAACATCATTTCAGTGTGAATGAAAATGGTGAGATTGTTTACGGTATCGGCGCCATTAAAGGTGTGGGTGAAGGTCCGATTGATGCATTGATTACCGCTCGTAATGAAGGTGGGATTTTCAGAGATTTATTTGATTTATGTGCTCGCGTTGATTTGAAAAAAATTAACCGTCGTACTTTTGAAAGTCTGATTATGTCGGGCGCATTTGATAAGTTAGGGCCACACCGTGCAGCGTTATCTAAGAATCTAGAAGATGCACTCAAAGCGTCAGATCAGCATGCAAAAGATGAGGCCATGGGACAAACCGATATGTTCGGTGTGCTGACAGAAACACACGAAGAAGTGGAAAATGCTTACGCCCATACGCCACCTTACACAGAAAAACAAATTTTAGATGGTGAGCGCGAAACCCTCGGTTTGTATTTAAGCAGCCATCCTGTGAGTCGTTATTTAAAAGAACTTTCTCATTACAGTTCTACGCGATTAAAAGATCTTACGCCAAATCGCCGTGGGCAAATTAGTACGGTAGCCGGTTTGCTAGTCTCAACTCGCTTCGCGACAACGAAAAAAGGCAATCGCATCGGTATCGCAACCATTGATGACCGTTCTGGACGTTTGGATTTAACCCTGTTTGGGGAAAGCTTAGATCAATTTGGTGAAAAGCTGCAAAAAGATACAGTTGTGGTGGTATCTGGCCAAGTGAGTTTTGACGATTTTTCAGGCGGACTAAAAATGTCGGTACGGGATTTAATGACCTTAGATGAAGCGCGTTCCCGTTATGCAAAATCTTTGGCTATCAGTTTGTCTGAGGAGCAGATTAGCCCAAGTTTTATTAAGAAACTGAAAGAAATGTTAGAACCGGTTAGTGGCGGTACTTTACCAATTAACGTATATTATCAAAGCGCAAAAGGTCGTGCGTTATTGCGTTTAGGGATTCAATGGTCGATTACGCCAACGGATGAGATTCTAACAGAATTGGTGAATTTGCTCGGCGAAAATGCGGTAGAGCTAGAATTTGGTTAA